In Nitrospirota bacterium, a single genomic region encodes these proteins:
- a CDS encoding PilZ domain-containing protein, which yields MQKILLTNDLKNLFFEKNSFLDRADIKVLSAATNAEVLKIHRMEKVDLIVANLDTPGIKSEVLFDTIKKSKELQEVSTIIICNDTLTHRERSKECRANAVFTMPVDSTLLHMKMQQLLNIAPRKSYRASLAVAIQGKFQSSPLPFWTENISSSGILIRTEEPLSKGDGIFFSFFLNDGNHISGYGEIKRIFRPETTPGFFLYGIRFTNVDPGVQSAINAAITA from the coding sequence ATGCAGAAGATACTTTTAACGAATGACCTGAAAAATCTCTTTTTCGAGAAAAACAGTTTTCTTGATCGTGCCGATATTAAGGTCTTATCAGCAGCCACAAATGCCGAGGTGCTGAAGATCCACCGGATGGAAAAGGTTGATCTCATTGTCGCAAATTTGGACACACCGGGTATCAAGAGTGAGGTGCTCTTCGACACCATTAAAAAAAGCAAAGAACTGCAGGAAGTCTCTACCATCATAATCTGCAACGATACGCTTACCCACCGCGAACGCAGCAAAGAATGCCGCGCCAATGCTGTTTTTACCATGCCGGTTGATAGTACCTTACTGCATATGAAGATGCAGCAGCTCCTCAATATTGCGCCGAGGAAATCCTACCGTGCTTCACTCGCGGTCGCTATCCAGGGTAAATTTCAGAGCAGTCCGCTGCCGTTTTGGACTGAAAATATCAGCTCAAGCGGCATACTGATCAGGACAGAGGAGCCCCTTTCAAAAGGCGATGGGATCTTTTTCTCCTTCTTTCTGAATGATGGAAATCACATCAGTGGATATGGTGAAATTAAAAGGATCTTCCGGCCTGAGACAACACCGGGTTTCTTTCTTTACGGGATCAGGTTCACCAATGTCGATCCAGGTGTTCAGTCGGCAATCAACGCGGCCATCACTGCATAG
- a CDS encoding PEP-CTERM sorting domain-containing protein, which yields MNKALKISLMVVLFGVFISSSAFATLVNLGPGSFSPLATEITFSEQAYGTVNPVYNYTGLTGLGNVTVAFGGYFDGQAQGGGFPVTLTDPTPNSPLTLSANNDSITFIQNDGSNPSSPVLSGTPIFNGPISVWFSVPVAGVGLDGGYFDNMNSTTIEAYDAMGNSLGTITNSQIGIEFFGLADITGANVIKGISFYITGPEDAGFAIDNLTFGAASVIVDPGVNHNVPEPSAMLLFASGMLGLAAFRKKFNK from the coding sequence ATGAACAAAGCATTGAAAATCAGTTTGATGGTTGTGTTATTTGGAGTATTTATTAGTAGCTCTGCATTTGCCACTCTAGTTAATCTTGGTCCAGGTTCCTTTTCACCATTAGCGACAGAGATTACCTTCAGTGAGCAAGCATATGGCACGGTGAATCCAGTTTACAACTACACGGGATTAACCGGATTGGGCAATGTGACCGTTGCATTTGGTGGCTATTTCGATGGACAAGCCCAGGGTGGAGGATTTCCGGTAACCTTAACAGATCCGACGCCAAATAGCCCACTGACACTGAGTGCGAACAATGATTCGATAACATTTATACAAAATGATGGTTCTAATCCAAGTAGTCCTGTCTTAAGTGGCACCCCCATCTTCAATGGTCCCATCTCAGTTTGGTTCAGTGTGCCAGTTGCAGGTGTCGGCCTCGATGGCGGTTATTTTGATAACATGAATTCTACAACCATAGAGGCTTACGATGCGATGGGAAATAGCCTGGGAACAATTACGAACAGCCAGATTGGCATAGAGTTTTTTGGACTCGCTGACATTACTGGTGCTAATGTTATAAAAGGTATTTCCTTCTATATCACTGGTCCCGAGGACGCAGGATTTGCTATTGACAACCTGACGTTTGGAGCAGCTTCAGTTATCGTAGATCCGGGAGTCAATCACAATGTGCCTGAACCATCCGCAATGCTTCTGTTTGCGAGTGGCATGCTCGGCTTAGCAGCATTCAGAAAAAAGTTTAATAAATAA
- a CDS encoding PfkB family carbohydrate kinase, which produces MSLLVVGTVALDSVKTPFGNVENALGGSATYFSTSASYFSDVRLVAVIGEDFPREHIQFLKSKNIDTRGLEVQKGETFRWKGEYGYDLNEAHTLATHLNVLATFKPNIVEDYKNSDVVFLANVDPEIQLDVLRQVKKPKLVACDTMNYWISSKPDALKRTLKEVDLLTINESEVRQLSGEASLVKAAKSVQAMGPKTIVVKQGSYGALMFNGHSVFSAPAYPLEAVFDPTGAGDTFAGGFIGYLASTMNFAEESMRKAVIFGSVMASLNVESFSLDRLRSLDYKEIEGRFREFKKLTHFEDI; this is translated from the coding sequence GTGAGTCTTCTGGTTGTCGGTACGGTCGCTCTTGATTCGGTCAAGACCCCTTTTGGAAACGTTGAAAATGCCCTCGGCGGCTCAGCCACCTATTTCTCAACTTCGGCGAGCTATTTTTCCGATGTCCGGCTTGTGGCCGTGATCGGTGAAGATTTTCCCCGGGAGCACATTCAGTTTCTTAAAAGCAAGAATATCGATACGCGGGGTCTTGAGGTCCAAAAGGGAGAGACTTTTCGCTGGAAGGGCGAATACGGCTATGATCTGAACGAAGCGCACACCCTTGCCACGCACCTGAATGTTCTGGCGACCTTCAAACCGAACATCGTGGAGGACTATAAAAACTCGGACGTCGTGTTCCTGGCGAACGTGGACCCCGAGATCCAGCTCGATGTTTTACGGCAGGTCAAGAAACCGAAGCTGGTGGCCTGCGATACCATGAATTACTGGATATCGAGCAAGCCCGATGCGCTCAAACGAACACTGAAAGAAGTGGATTTGCTGACCATCAATGAATCTGAGGTCAGGCAGCTATCCGGCGAGGCAAGTCTGGTCAAAGCGGCGAAGAGTGTGCAGGCCATGGGACCGAAAACGATCGTGGTCAAGCAGGGAAGCTATGGCGCACTTATGTTCAACGGCCACAGTGTATTCAGCGCTCCCGCCTATCCGCTCGAAGCCGTGTTCGATCCCACGGGCGCCGGAGACACGTTTGCCGGCGGTTTTATTGGATATCTGGCGAGCACCATGAATTTCGCTGAAGAGAGCATGAGAAAGGCCGTGATCTTCGGCAGCGTCATGGCTTCGCTGAACGTGGAGTCCTTCAGTCTTGACCGTCTCCGAAGCCTGGATTACAAAGAGATCGAAGGCAGGTTTCGGGAGTTCAAGAAGCTCACCCATTTCGAGGATATATAA
- the gcvT gene encoding glycine cleavage system aminomethyltransferase GcvT: MKQTVLHQKHLQANAPLTEYQDWQTPLQFSDTLAEYHAVHNAAGLFDIGYLGRIEIAGLASTPFLQNMLTGNIAKITIGSVHYGLICNESGFILDDILILHLAVNRYLITTNAGNTDKILLWLKKHAIENVDITDRSQALAQFALQGPQAFPVLEKLSGPHLTKMKPKVVREAAIQGIDVTISRTGYTGDQGYELFVPADRAEALWGAIMAVGNEKGLLPCGFACRDILRMETGHLLQGKDLDETRTPLEAGLGSFVYFKKEFVGKAALLKLQAEGSKRKLAGFILLDKGMPKSGGSIFSESREIGVVTSGVQSPHRRAGIGLGYVVSRYAQAGQEIEIEVRDKEIAAKIVDLPFYRKKAGSASGP; the protein is encoded by the coding sequence ATGAAACAGACCGTTCTCCATCAGAAGCATCTTCAGGCAAATGCGCCGTTGACGGAATATCAGGACTGGCAGACCCCTCTCCAATTCTCCGATACGCTGGCCGAATACCATGCCGTGCATAACGCTGCCGGGCTGTTCGATATCGGTTACCTGGGCAGGATCGAGATCGCCGGTTTGGCAAGCACACCTTTTCTTCAGAACATGCTCACCGGAAATATTGCGAAGATAACGATAGGCTCTGTTCACTACGGTCTCATCTGCAATGAATCCGGGTTCATTCTTGATGATATTCTCATCCTGCACCTGGCCGTCAACCGCTACCTGATCACCACGAATGCGGGTAATACCGACAAAATCCTCCTGTGGCTCAAAAAGCATGCGATCGAGAACGTAGACATAACCGATAGATCGCAGGCTCTCGCTCAATTTGCGCTGCAGGGCCCGCAAGCGTTCCCGGTCCTCGAGAAGCTCAGCGGACCCCACCTGACTAAAATGAAACCTAAAGTTGTGCGGGAAGCTGCCATACAGGGCATTGATGTCACGATCTCACGTACCGGCTACACCGGAGACCAGGGGTATGAGCTCTTCGTACCCGCTGACCGCGCCGAGGCGCTCTGGGGCGCGATCATGGCCGTTGGAAACGAAAAGGGTCTTCTTCCCTGCGGCTTTGCCTGCAGGGATATTCTGCGCATGGAGACAGGACATCTTTTGCAGGGAAAAGACCTTGATGAAACGCGCACTCCGCTCGAAGCCGGGCTGGGATCGTTCGTCTATTTCAAAAAGGAGTTTGTCGGCAAAGCGGCATTGCTTAAGCTCCAGGCCGAAGGATCAAAGCGAAAACTGGCTGGTTTCATCCTCCTCGACAAGGGTATGCCGAAGAGCGGTGGCAGCATCTTTTCAGAAAGCCGTGAGATCGGAGTCGTGACCAGCGGCGTCCAATCGCCCCACCGCCGCGCGGGCATCGGGCTCGGCTATGTCGTGAGCCGCTACGCGCAGGCGGGACAGGAGATTGAGATCGAGGTCCGCGATAAGGAGATCGCGGCAAAGATCGTGGACCTTCCATTTTACCGGAAAAAGGCAGGATCGGCTTCGGGACCATGA
- the mtnA gene encoding S-methyl-5-thioribose-1-phosphate isomerase gives MIPTVEWKNGIVRMLDQTKLPLETVYNDCRDYQTVAKGIKELWVRGAPAIGVSAAMGLALGSRQITASSFEEFWPKFEEICAYMAATRPTAVNLFWAIERIKKFVQANKDKDIEALRAMLVEESQRMHDEDIATNKRMGDFGAAFVATDDNIITHCNAGAIATAGYGTAEGVMRSAVAQGKKIHVYVDETRPVLQGARLTAWELMQENIPCTLITDSMAGYFMYRDMIDLAIVGADRIAANGDVANKIGTYSLAVLCKEHGIPFYVAAPLSTIDFTMESGLLIPIEERDPREVTHVFGKVQIAPDGVTVANPAFDVTPARYITAIITEVGAFHPKDIHKLADGLTDPEKIRLR, from the coding sequence ATGATCCCTACCGTTGAATGGAAGAACGGCATTGTTCGAATGCTGGACCAGACAAAACTGCCCCTTGAGACCGTGTACAACGACTGCAGGGACTACCAGACCGTTGCAAAGGGCATCAAGGAGCTCTGGGTTCGCGGCGCTCCGGCGATTGGCGTCTCCGCGGCCATGGGACTTGCTCTCGGTTCGCGCCAGATCACAGCTAGTTCCTTCGAAGAGTTCTGGCCGAAGTTCGAAGAGATCTGCGCGTACATGGCGGCTACGCGCCCGACAGCGGTGAACCTCTTCTGGGCCATCGAGCGAATCAAAAAGTTCGTGCAGGCCAACAAGGACAAGGACATTGAAGCTCTTCGAGCAATGCTTGTTGAGGAATCCCAGCGCATGCACGACGAGGACATAGCTACCAACAAGCGTATGGGCGATTTTGGTGCTGCCTTCGTGGCCACTGACGACAATATCATCACCCACTGCAACGCGGGCGCCATCGCCACGGCAGGCTACGGGACCGCCGAAGGCGTCATGCGCTCCGCGGTGGCACAAGGGAAAAAGATCCATGTATACGTGGACGAAACCCGTCCCGTGCTCCAGGGCGCGCGCCTTACCGCCTGGGAGCTCATGCAGGAGAACATTCCCTGCACGCTGATCACGGACAGCATGGCCGGCTACTTCATGTACCGCGATATGATCGACCTGGCGATCGTGGGCGCGGACCGCATCGCCGCAAACGGTGATGTGGCGAACAAGATCGGCACTTACAGTCTCGCGGTCCTGTGCAAGGAGCACGGCATCCCCTTCTATGTTGCCGCGCCGCTCTCGACCATCGACTTTACCATGGAGTCAGGGCTCCTTATCCCTATTGAAGAACGCGACCCCCGCGAGGTCACCCATGTTTTCGGCAAGGTCCAGATCGCGCCCGACGGCGTAACGGTGGCAAATCCGGCATTCGATGTGACGCCGGCCCGCTACATCACAGCCATCATCACCGAAGTCGGCGCCTTCCATCCGAAGGACATCCACAAGCTTGCCGATGGATTGACCGATCCGGAAAAAATCAGACTGAGGTAG
- a CDS encoding DUF2892 domain-containing protein, with product MKCNVGGTDRLERIFHGAAFILIAVFLVSGIWQYILGAYGLIRLLTGIFAFCPAYIPLKYSTKTTT from the coding sequence GTGAAATGCAACGTCGGAGGAACAGACAGGCTGGAGCGGATATTCCATGGTGCCGCATTTATTCTGATAGCAGTATTTCTCGTTAGCGGCATTTGGCAATATATTTTAGGAGCATATGGCCTTATCAGATTGCTAACGGGAATTTTTGCCTTCTGTCCGGCATATATTCCGCTCAAGTATTCGACGAAGACCACTACATGA
- a CDS encoding heavy metal translocating P-type ATPase has translation METKKVVIPVKGMTCVNCAAAIQKDISRLVGVKSANVNYANEKAVVEFDPAVIGLDTFISSIHESGYQAVTETVFIPIIDLDVSRSQELERIAGAIDGVLKAAVNPAAGTVEVEYVPGQIGLRDIRRAIEQAGFRVPRQIEGRSALDIEKEARERELSEIRNKLIVSAVLSALVMIGSFQDMLPFITILPRQTMWYILFLLATPVQFWAGRHFYQNAWSSIKHGSTNMNTLVVVGTSAAYGYSVVLTFFPALLGHHAAHGGAYYDTAAMIITLILFGKYLEARAKSRAGEAIKKLMGLQPRIARVVRDGKELDIPIEDVEAGDLVMVRPGEKIPVDGVIRNGYSSIDEAMLTGESLPVEKKTGDMVIGATINKTGAFTFEATKVGKDTMLSQIIRMVQEAQGSKAPIQRLADYISSIFVPTVISIGLVTFCIWYFFGPAETWFTFALVNFIAVLIIACPCAMGLATPTAIMVGTGKGAELGILFKNAESLERAQKIDTIVLDKTGTLTRGEPMVTDVIRDGMSEKEILFFAGSAEKGSEHPLGEAIVRKAIEMNIVLEQADEFEALPGHGIRAMLKGKEIILGNERLMSGRKIDFGKLLIEAERLSTLGKTPMFVAVDGEAAGIIAVADTVKEHSKEAVAGLKALGLEVVMLTGDNRRTAQAIADELGITRVLAEVLPQDKMDTVKKLQAEGRVVAMVGDGINDAPALTQADVGIAIGTGTDVAIEASDVTLIKDDLRVVATAMRLSRRTMQTIKVNLFWAFFYNIVGIPVAAGVLYPFLGTAGLLNPMYASAAMAFSSVSVVSNSLRLRRFN, from the coding sequence ATGGAAACCAAAAAAGTTGTTATCCCGGTCAAAGGAATGACCTGCGTGAACTGCGCCGCGGCGATACAGAAGGACATCTCAAGGCTCGTGGGCGTAAAAAGTGCAAATGTCAATTATGCCAATGAAAAAGCGGTCGTCGAGTTCGATCCCGCCGTTATTGGTCTGGATACGTTCATATCGAGCATTCATGAATCAGGCTATCAGGCGGTAACGGAAACGGTCTTCATCCCGATCATTGACCTTGATGTTTCACGTTCGCAGGAACTCGAGCGCATCGCAGGAGCTATCGACGGCGTGCTCAAGGCCGCCGTAAACCCCGCGGCCGGGACCGTGGAAGTGGAATACGTTCCCGGCCAGATCGGACTCAGGGATATCAGGAGAGCCATCGAGCAAGCCGGCTTCCGCGTGCCCCGGCAGATCGAAGGCCGCTCAGCGCTCGACATCGAGAAGGAAGCCCGGGAACGGGAACTCTCGGAGATCCGAAACAAGCTCATCGTGAGCGCCGTTCTGTCCGCTCTCGTGATGATCGGCAGCTTCCAGGACATGCTCCCCTTCATCACCATCCTCCCCCGCCAGACCATGTGGTACATCCTCTTTCTGCTTGCCACTCCGGTCCAGTTCTGGGCAGGCCGTCACTTCTACCAGAATGCCTGGTCTTCGATCAAGCACGGCAGCACTAATATGAACACCCTCGTTGTTGTAGGCACGAGCGCTGCCTATGGCTACAGCGTGGTACTTACGTTCTTTCCCGCGCTGCTGGGCCATCACGCGGCCCACGGCGGCGCTTATTATGATACTGCCGCGATGATCATCACGCTGATCTTGTTCGGGAAATATCTCGAGGCGCGGGCGAAGTCCCGGGCCGGTGAAGCGATCAAAAAGCTCATGGGGCTTCAGCCGCGCATTGCCCGCGTGGTCCGGGACGGCAAAGAACTCGATATCCCAATCGAAGATGTTGAAGCAGGCGACCTCGTCATGGTAAGACCGGGAGAAAAGATTCCCGTTGACGGTGTCATCCGCAATGGTTATTCATCGATCGACGAAGCCATGCTGACCGGAGAGAGCCTGCCGGTGGAGAAGAAAACCGGGGACATGGTCATCGGCGCAACGATCAACAAGACCGGCGCCTTTACCTTCGAGGCGACCAAGGTGGGCAAGGATACCATGCTCTCCCAGATCATTCGCATGGTCCAGGAGGCCCAGGGCTCCAAGGCGCCGATCCAGCGGCTCGCGGATTACATTTCGAGCATCTTCGTGCCCACCGTCATTTCCATCGGCCTCGTGACCTTCTGCATCTGGTATTTCTTCGGTCCAGCGGAAACGTGGTTCACCTTTGCACTGGTGAACTTCATCGCCGTGCTGATCATCGCTTGTCCCTGCGCCATGGGGCTTGCCACGCCCACGGCCATCATGGTCGGTACCGGCAAAGGTGCGGAACTGGGCATCCTGTTCAAGAACGCCGAGAGCCTCGAGCGGGCCCAGAAGATCGATACCATTGTGCTGGATAAGACCGGTACGCTCACGCGCGGTGAACCAATGGTCACGGATGTTATTCGAGACGGCATGAGCGAAAAGGAAATCCTCTTTTTCGCGGGGTCTGCGGAAAAAGGCTCCGAACATCCTCTCGGCGAAGCGATCGTGCGCAAGGCAATCGAAATGAATATTGTCCTGGAACAAGCGGACGAATTTGAAGCACTCCCGGGCCATGGCATTCGGGCGATGCTGAAAGGGAAAGAGATCATCCTCGGCAATGAACGGCTTATGTCCGGACGAAAGATCGATTTTGGAAAACTGCTCATTGAAGCGGAACGGCTTTCAACTCTCGGGAAAACACCCATGTTCGTGGCTGTTGACGGCGAGGCTGCCGGGATCATCGCGGTCGCGGACACGGTCAAGGAACATTCAAAAGAGGCCGTGGCCGGACTCAAAGCGCTGGGACTCGAGGTCGTCATGCTGACGGGCGACAACCGCCGCACGGCCCAGGCCATAGCCGACGAGCTCGGGATCACCCGCGTGCTGGCCGAGGTTCTGCCGCAGGACAAGATGGACACGGTGAAAAAACTGCAGGCCGAGGGACGGGTGGTCGCCATGGTCGGGGACGGGATCAACGACGCCCCCGCCCTCACGCAGGCCGATGTCGGCATCGCTATCGGCACGGGAACTGATGTGGCCATCGAAGCATCGGACGTCACGCTGATCAAGGACGATCTCCGGGTTGTGGCGACCGCGATGCGGCTATCTCGCAGGACCATGCAGACGATAAAGGTGAACCTGTTCTGGGCGTTCTTCTACAATATCGTCGGAATCCCGGTCGCCGCAGGCGTTCTCTACCCCTTCCTGGGGACCGCGGGACTCTTGAACCCGATGTATGCGTCGGCAGCCATGGCATTCAGCTCCGTGAGCGTGGTGTCGAATTCTCTTCGACTGAGAAGATTCAACTGA
- a CDS encoding tetratricopeptide repeat protein: MRTFVLIVLLLLTGCVTTGNTVDKAKMAEGYYMKGLSHLQEKNYEMASVEFNRSLQNDSTFKQSYYGLGIISDYQGKLEDAAKYYQKAIDQDPDYSEAYNALGVVYSKQKKWKEAVKALNKALANKLYTTPHIPYLNLGDLYMEQKEYEKAAEAYRESKRFVNIEWTVIKLGTALMEAGKIKEAISEFQEGVGLAPQNANMRYSLGLAYLKEGNKKSALTEFKKAAELAPKSDLAQKANEYIKILR, from the coding sequence ATGAGAACATTTGTATTGATAGTACTTCTGCTGTTGACGGGCTGCGTTACGACCGGTAACACGGTAGATAAAGCCAAGATGGCTGAAGGGTATTATATGAAGGGCTTGTCTCACCTTCAGGAAAAAAACTACGAGATGGCGTCCGTTGAATTCAACCGTTCTCTCCAGAACGACAGCACCTTCAAGCAGTCCTATTACGGACTGGGCATTATCAGCGACTATCAGGGTAAACTGGAAGACGCGGCTAAATACTATCAAAAAGCGATCGACCAGGACCCCGATTATTCTGAGGCATACAATGCCCTCGGTGTTGTTTATTCGAAGCAGAAGAAATGGAAAGAGGCTGTCAAGGCCTTAAATAAGGCCCTTGCCAATAAGCTGTATACAACTCCCCACATTCCCTACCTGAACCTTGGTGATCTGTACATGGAGCAGAAGGAGTACGAAAAAGCGGCAGAAGCATACCGCGAGTCCAAGCGGTTCGTCAACATCGAGTGGACCGTTATCAAGCTTGGTACGGCTTTGATGGAAGCGGGGAAAATAAAAGAGGCGATCAGCGAGTTCCAGGAAGGCGTCGGGCTTGCTCCTCAGAATGCGAATATGCGATATAGCCTTGGTCTCGCCTACCTCAAGGAAGGGAACAAAAAGTCCGCGCTTACGGAGTTTAAAAAAGCGGCCGAACTGGCCCCGAAGAGCGACCTGGCACAGAAGGCGAACGAATATATCAAGATCCTGAGGTGA
- a CDS encoding DUF4115 domain-containing protein — MGTLGQYLRSAREARGIDLHDAAQQTRIGIAYLKALEEEDFSRLPGEVFVKGFLKNYGKFLRLDESQVMKKYGELKDPKSETSSVVEKEPAVAGGDQKKPRSTTIEPFLWGAGIVIALILFMFTALPDRRPRETKQVVTPMSTGQTVTAPGPVMQMDKLYLEVVALEDTWLLVRTDNSPQKKALLKKDESLIWSADERFLLSYGSAKSLKLMLNGRELIVNEPKNEVVRDMSIIASGIVNRNIQPEKPKRKPAVDPQQTQPAAPNEKHGPIAPAPL; from the coding sequence ATGGGGACGTTAGGACAATACTTACGCAGTGCCCGGGAGGCACGCGGCATCGATCTGCATGACGCTGCGCAGCAGACCCGTATCGGCATCGCATACCTCAAGGCCCTCGAAGAAGAGGATTTTTCCAGACTGCCCGGCGAGGTTTTCGTTAAGGGTTTTTTGAAGAACTACGGGAAGTTTCTCCGTCTTGATGAATCGCAGGTCATGAAAAAATATGGGGAATTGAAGGACCCGAAGTCTGAAACAAGCTCTGTTGTGGAGAAAGAACCGGCAGTTGCAGGCGGCGACCAGAAAAAACCGCGTTCGACCACGATCGAGCCGTTCCTTTGGGGCGCCGGCATCGTGATCGCGCTCATTCTTTTCATGTTCACGGCACTGCCGGATCGGCGTCCACGGGAAACAAAGCAGGTTGTAACGCCGATGTCCACCGGTCAAACAGTTACCGCCCCGGGCCCGGTCATGCAAATGGACAAGCTTTACCTTGAAGTAGTAGCCCTGGAAGACACCTGGCTTCTGGTGCGCACCGATAACAGCCCTCAGAAGAAAGCCTTGCTGAAAAAAGACGAGAGTCTCATTTGGAGCGCCGATGAAAGGTTTTTACTGAGCTACGGCAGCGCAAAGTCTCTCAAGCTGATGCTCAACGGCCGGGAACTGATTGTGAATGAACCCAAAAATGAAGTGGTCAGGGATATGTCCATCATTGCCTCGGGCATTGTGAACAGAAATATTCAGCCGGAAAAACCAAAAAGAAAGCCGGCTGTGGACCCTCAGCAGACTCAGCCTGCAGCCCCGAATGAAAAGCATGGGCCTATCGCGCCGGCACCATTGTGA
- a CDS encoding GxxExxY protein has product MEHLPLSEKEEMIAKHIVDAAFKVHKNLGPGLIEKVYEACFCHELSKQGTPYQRQVTVPIVYDGTLLDEDLRLDVLVDDLVICELKAVDELKSIWEAQLITYLKLTNKRLGFLINFNVVLIKNGIKRIIL; this is encoded by the coding sequence ATGGAACATTTACCCCTATCTGAAAAAGAAGAAATGATTGCGAAACACATTGTCGATGCTGCTTTTAAAGTGCATAAGAACCTGGGACCAGGTTTGATCGAGAAAGTATATGAGGCCTGTTTCTGCCACGAGTTGTCCAAACAGGGAACGCCGTATCAAAGACAGGTAACGGTGCCGATTGTATATGATGGTACACTTCTTGATGAAGACCTACGTTTAGATGTTTTGGTCGATGATCTGGTAATTTGCGAATTGAAGGCAGTTGATGAATTGAAGTCCATATGGGAAGCCCAACTGATTACTTACCTCAAGCTAACTAATAAACGTCTCGGCTTTCTAATCAACTTCAACGTTGTCCTGATTAAGAACGGCATTAAAAGGATAATTCTTTGA
- the mtnP gene encoding S-methyl-5'-thioadenosine phosphorylase — protein MVRRSSKTEKISIGVIGGSGLYDMEGLTQIKTVTMTTPFGKPSDEYRIGTLHGKRVAFLPRHGRGHRIFPTDINYRANIYGMKKLGVDRIISVSAVGSMKEEIKPGEIVIPDQFYDHTKHRRSTFFGNGVVAHVGMADPVCSDLCRILSEAGTAVGATVHRGGTYLCMEGPQFSTRAESLIYRMWNVDVIGMTNATEAKLAREAEICYSTIALATDYDCWHHSEEAVTVEAVLAVMKHNIETSKDMIREAVRILPETRTCGCGEALRNTIMTPEKLIPAKTKKDLALIIGKYLKSK, from the coding sequence ATGGTAAGGCGATCTTCAAAGACGGAAAAAATCAGTATCGGCGTGATCGGCGGCAGCGGCCTGTATGACATGGAAGGGTTGACGCAGATCAAAACTGTAACGATGACGACGCCGTTCGGCAAGCCCTCGGACGAATACCGCATCGGCACGCTGCATGGCAAACGGGTCGCTTTTCTCCCAAGGCATGGCCGCGGCCACCGCATCTTTCCCACGGACATCAACTACCGGGCGAACATCTACGGCATGAAGAAACTCGGCGTTGATCGCATCATCTCCGTGAGCGCCGTGGGCAGCATGAAGGAAGAGATAAAACCCGGTGAAATCGTGATCCCGGACCAGTTCTACGATCATACGAAGCACCGCAGGAGCACGTTCTTCGGCAACGGTGTTGTGGCGCATGTGGGAATGGCAGATCCGGTCTGTTCCGACCTCTGCAGAATTCTGAGTGAGGCCGGTACAGCGGTCGGGGCAACCGTGCACCGCGGCGGGACGTACCTCTGCATGGAAGGGCCCCAGTTTTCGACCCGCGCCGAGTCGCTCATCTACCGGATGTGGAACGTCGATGTCATCGGCATGACGAACGCCACCGAGGCCAAACTTGCGCGCGAGGCTGAGATCTGCTACAGCACCATCGCCCTCGCAACCGACTACGATTGCTGGCACCACAGCGAGGAGGCCGTTACCGTCGAAGCCGTGCTCGCGGTCATGAAGCATAACATCGAAACGTCAAAGGACATGATCCGAGAGGCCGTGCGCATCCTGCCGGAAACACGCACCTGCGGGTGCGGCGAGGCGCTCCGAAACACGATCATGACGCCGGAGAAACTGATACCGGCGAAAACGAAGAAGGACCTGGCGTTGATCATCGGGAAATACTTGAAGTCAAAATGA
- a CDS encoding Mut7-C RNAse domain-containing protein: MKFIADVMLGRLAKRLRLLGFDVLYVRTLNNNEIIRLSLEQDRVILTRDMALSDRPLAENHLFIKSDLVQEQVEQVLLTVPLETPLNPLSRCSECNDLLDRILREEVRDLVPHHVFENQEVFLRCPRCNRLYWHGTHVMRMAILGRKKQTAKNS, translated from the coding sequence ATGAAATTCATCGCTGACGTCATGTTGGGAAGGCTCGCGAAACGGCTCCGTCTCCTCGGATTCGACGTCCTCTACGTTCGAACGTTGAATAACAACGAGATAATCCGCCTTTCGCTCGAGCAGGACCGCGTGATTCTGACCCGGGATATGGCACTCAGTGACAGGCCCCTGGCCGAGAACCATCTGTTCATCAAAAGCGACCTCGTGCAGGAACAGGTTGAGCAGGTACTCTTAACCGTTCCCCTTGAAACACCCCTTAATCCCCTCTCCCGTTGTTCCGAGTGCAATGATCTCCTCGACCGTATTTTGCGGGAGGAAGTTCGGGACCTTGTGCCGCACCATGTTTTCGAGAACCAGGAGGTGTTCCTGCGCTGTCCGCGATGCAATAGACTCTACTGGCACGGCACCCATGTGATGAGGATGGCTATATTGGGACGAAAGAAACAAACGGCTAAGAACAGCTGA